The bacterium DNA segment CGCGGGCGCGCGCCTCGGCCAGCGCCGCGTCCACGCTCGCGCGCAGCGCCGGCGCCGCCTCGGCGAAGGTCTCGTTCGGCAGCTCTCGCGCGCGGGTCAGCTCCTCGCGGACCTTGAGCCCCAGCAGCGTCTCGAGCGGGACCCCGTCCTTGAGCGCCCGCTGCACCTCGCGGTGGAAGTGCAGCAGCGCGCCGAGCAGCAGGTGCTGCTTGGCCGGCGGGCAGAAGCCGTCCACCTCGTGGTAGGCGTTCTGCGCGAGGAACCCCTCGCGCAGCAGCTTGGCGGTCTCGAGCACGAGGCGGTCGGCGTCGGGGATCGCGTCGGCGCCGACGAGCTGCACCACCTCCTGGAGCTCCTCCTCCTTCTGCAGCAGCGCCATCGCCTCGCGCCGCTGCGCGGCCCAGCCCGCGCCGGCCTCGCGCTCGAAGTGCGCGCGCAGGCTCTCCGTGTAGAGGCTGTAGCTCATCTTCCAGTTGATCGCCGGGAAGTGGCGCCGGTGGGCGAGCGAGGGGTCCAGGCCCCAGAAGCACCCCGCGACGCGCATGGCCGCCTGGGTCACCGGCTCCGAGAAGTCGCCGCCCGGCGGGCTGATCGCCGCGACGAGGCTCACCGAGCCGACGCGCTCGCTCTCGGCCAGCACGGCGGCACGGCCGGCCCGCTCGAAGAAGCCCCCGAGCCGGGTCGCGAGGTACGTCGGGTACCCCTCCTCCCCGGGCATCTCCTCGAGGCGCGAGGAGATCTCGCGCAGCGCCTCGGCCCAGCGCGACACCGAGTCGGCCATGAGCGCGACGCGGTAGCCCATGTCGCGGTAGTACTCGGCGAGCGTGATCCCCGTGTAGATCGAGGCCTCGCGCGCTGCGACGGGCATGTTGGAGGTGTTCGCGACGAGGATCGTGCGGTCCATGAGCGGGCGCCCCGACGCCGGGTCGATGAGCTTCGGGAAGTCGGTGAGGACCTCGGTCATCTCGTTGCCGCGCTCGCCGCAGCCGACGTAGACGATGATGTCCGCGGCGGCGAACTTCGCGAGCGTCTGCTGCACGACGGTCTTGCCGGTGCCGAAGCCCCCCGGGATGACGGCCGTGCCGCCGGCGGCGGCCGGGAACATCGTGTCGAGGATGCGCTGGCCCGTGATGAACGGCACCTCCGGGTCGAGCTTGCGGCGCACCGGCCGCGGCAGGCGCACCGGCCAGCGCTGCAGCAGCGTGAGCACGCGGCCGTCCTCGAGCATCACCGCGGGCTCGTCCACCGTGAGCGGGCCGGGGCGCACCTCGGCGATGGTCCCGGAGATGCCCGGCGGGACGAGGACCCGGTGGCGCACGGCGGCCGTCTCGCGCACGGTGCCCAGCAGCCATCCGGGCGCGACCGGCGTCCCCGGCGCCACCGCGGGCTCGAAGGGCCAGCGGCGCTCGCGCGACAGCGCCGGCACGTTGACGCCGCGCGCGAGGAAGTCGCCGGCGCTCGCGCGGATCCCCTCGAGCGGGCGCTGCACCCCGTCGTAGAGCGAGGAGAGCAGCCCCGGCCCCAGCTCCGCCATGAACGGCCGCCCCGTCCCCTCCACCGGCTCGCCGAGGCCGAGCCCCGCGGTCTCCTCGTAGACCTGGACGGTGGCCACGTCGCCGCGCAGGCGGATGATCTCCCCCATGAGGCCGAGCCTGCCGACGCGCACCAGGTCGTACATGCGCGCCCCCTCGAGGCCGCTGGCGTCGACGGCCGGCCCCGAGATCCGCACGATCCGCCCGCTCACGGCCGCCCCCCCTCCTGCCGCGTGATCCGCATCTGGAAGCCGATCGCCCGGC contains these protein-coding regions:
- a CDS encoding V-type ATP synthase subunit A, with protein sequence MSGRIVRISGPAVDASGLEGARMYDLVRVGRLGLMGEIIRLRGDVATVQVYEETAGLGLGEPVEGTGRPFMAELGPGLLSSLYDGVQRPLEGIRASAGDFLARGVNVPALSRERRWPFEPAVAPGTPVAPGWLLGTVRETAAVRHRVLVPPGISGTIAEVRPGPLTVDEPAVMLEDGRVLTLLQRWPVRLPRPVRRKLDPEVPFITGQRILDTMFPAAAGGTAVIPGGFGTGKTVVQQTLAKFAAADIIVYVGCGERGNEMTEVLTDFPKLIDPASGRPLMDRTILVANTSNMPVAAREASIYTGITLAEYYRDMGYRVALMADSVSRWAEALREISSRLEEMPGEEGYPTYLATRLGGFFERAGRAAVLAESERVGSVSLVAAISPPGGDFSEPVTQAAMRVAGCFWGLDPSLAHRRHFPAINWKMSYSLYTESLRAHFEREAGAGWAAQRREAMALLQKEEELQEVVQLVGADAIPDADRLVLETAKLLREGFLAQNAYHEVDGFCPPAKQHLLLGALLHFHREVQRALKDGVPLETLLGLKVREELTRARELPNETFAEAAPALRASVDAALAEARAR